The following coding sequences are from one Desulfosporosinus orientis DSM 765 window:
- a CDS encoding L,D-transpeptidase, with product MPQRRIVIHPSRRLLELYEGNQRIRHYPIAVGKSLTPTPPGSYSIATKTMYPGGVFGSRWMGLSIPHYGIHGTNNPSSIGQAVSKGCIRMHNHHVEELFLLVEIGISVTIL from the coding sequence ATGCCCCAGCGCAGAATTGTCATTCATCCCTCTCGCAGATTGCTTGAGCTTTACGAAGGGAACCAGCGAATTCGTCATTATCCTATAGCCGTTGGTAAAAGCTTAACCCCCACTCCCCCAGGCAGCTACAGCATCGCCACGAAAACAATGTATCCGGGCGGAGTCTTTGGCAGTCGCTGGATGGGGCTCTCTATCCCTCATTATGGAATTCATGGTACTAACAACCCCTCAAGCATTGGGCAAGCAGTATCCAAAGGCTGTATCCGTATGCACAATCACCACGTCGAAGAGTTATTCCTTCTTGTCGAAATAGGTATATCCGTAACCATCTTATAA